From the genome of Vibrio orientalis CIP 102891 = ATCC 33934:
CGTGACATTGAAGACAGAAGTAACGGCGAGGTGATACATCAGCGAGTACAGCATCTTCACGGTTTACGTAGTGAGTGACACTGATCTTAGTTGCGCCCATCTCTTTTGCGTTTTTCCAGCTGTGACAGGCTAGACATTTGTTTGCATTTAGAGACACTTCGTAGCTACGAATGTTATGTGGGATCAGTGGTGGCTGATAGACAAAACTGCTGTCTAGTACTTGTTCACGTGGGAACTTTTTAAAGTCATCTGCAGAACGAGTTGCTTCAAGCTCACTTGCACCACGTAAAGACTCAAGACCACCGATACCGCCAGGGTTTTCGATTTCAGCAACGGCAGCGCCGCTGATAAGAGCACCAACAGATAACAGTGCAATTAGAAATTTTTTCATTATTAATTCTCCGCCTAATGGCCAAATTCTTGATTCTGACTGCCCTTAAAGAGGGCAGCCAGAGCATTCATATTTAAGCGATCTTAGTGATCTTAACTGGACACTTCTTGAAGTCTGTCTGTTTAGACAGTGGATCAGTTGCGTCTAGAATTAGCTTGTTTATAAGAATGCGTGCGTCAAAGAACGGTACGAATACTAAGCCTTCAGGTGGGCGGTTACGGCCACGTGTTTCAACACGTACACGTACTTCACCACGTTTGTTCTCCATCAGTACTTCGTCACCACGGCGAATGCCACGTGCTTTCGCATCTGCTGGGTGCATGTAACACACAGCATCAGGAACCGCTTTATACAACTCAGGTACACGGCGAGTCATAGTACCTGTGTGCCAGTGTTCAAGAACACGGCCAGTACATAACCACATATCGAACTCAGCATCTGGTGCTTCTGGTGGCGCTTCATATGGAGCAGAGATAATGAGCGCTTTGCCATCTGGCTTACCGTAGAAGTCCCAACCAGAACCTGCTTTCGCATATGGATCTGAGCCTTCTTTAAAGCGCCACAGTGTTTCTTTGCCATCAACTACAGGCCAGCGAAGACCACGAACTTCATGGTAAACATCGTATGGTGCTAAATCGTGACCATGGCCGCGACCAAATGCAGCATACTCTTCGAAAAGGCCTTTTTGTACGTAGTAACCGAAGTGGTGTGCATCGTCGTTTAGTTCACGAGCTTCTTCGATAGGGAACTTATTGATCACGCCGTTAGCAAATAGCATGTCATACATGGTTTTACCGCGGTATTGAGGCGCAGCAGCAAGTTGCTCTTCAGTCCAAACTTCTTCCATCTTGAAGCGTTTAGAGAACTCCATAACCTGCCATAAGTCAGATTTTGCTTCGCCAACAGTTCCAACTTGTTGGTACCAAGCTTGAGTACGACGCTCAGCGTTACCGTAAGCACCTTCTTTCTCGATCCACATCGCTGTAGGCAAAACGAGATCGGCCGCTTGAGCGGTTGCTGTTGGGTATGGGTCAGAACATACGATAAAGTTTTCAGGATTACGGTAACCTGGTAAACGTTCGCCGTTGATGTTTGGACCCGCTTGCATGTTGTTGTTACACATCACCCAGTAAGCGTTAAGCTTGCCGTCTTTAAGCATACGGTCTTGAAGAACGGCGTGGTACCCCGGTTTTGGTGGGATAACACCATCAGGAATATTCCAGATACCTTCAGCAATCTTACGGTGTTTAGGGTTAGCAACAACCATATCTGCAGGTAGACGGTGTGCGAACGTACCAACTTCACGTGCAGTACCACACGCTGATGGCTGGCCTGTTAGTGAGAAGGGGCTATTACCAGGAGTCGCAATCTTACCTGTTAGTAGGTGAATGTTGTAAATCAAGCTGTTCATCCATACACCACGAGTATGTTGGTTCATACCCATAGTCCATAGTGACATTACTTTTGTATCTGGATCTGCGTACTGTTTAGCAAGCTCGATAAGTTGCTCTTCAGAAACTCCAGACATCTCAGATGCTTTTTCAACTGTGTAAGGCGCAACTGACTTCTTGTACTCCTCAAATGAGATAGAAGACATTTTACCCGAGTTAGGGTTTGCTGCTGCTTTCTGAAGCGGATCATCGTCACGTAGACCATAGCCGATGTCTGTTGTCGCTTGCTTGAAGTTAGTGTGCTTATTAACGAAATCCCAGTTTACGGCATCGTTTTCGATGATGTAGTTAGCGATGAAGTTAGCAATTGCAAGGTCTGTCTGTGGCTCGAAAATATAGCCTTTGTCTGCTAGCTCGAAAGAACGGTGGTAGTAAGTAGACAGTACGTTTACTTTAACATGTGGGTGGCTAAGACGGCGGTCAGTGATACGAGTCCATAGAACAGGGTGCATTTCTGCCATGTTCGAACCCCAAAGCACGAAAGAATCCGCGTTCTCAAAGTCATCGTAACAGCCCATAGGTTCATCGATACCGAAAGTACGCATGAATGCACCTACCGCGGATGCCATACAGTGACGCGCGTTAGGGTCGATGTTGTTTGAGCGGAAACCTGCTTTCATCATCTTAGCGGCAGCGTAACCTTCCATTACTGTCCACTGGCCAGAACCAAACATACCAACGCCTGATGGACCTTGCTTCTTAAGCGCTTCTTTCCACTTTTCAGCCATTGTGTCGAAAGCAACATCCCACGAAACTGGAGCGAAGTCGCCGTCTTTATCATATTTGCCATCTTTCATACGAAGAAGTGGCTGAGTTAGACGGTCTTGTCCATACATGATCTTAGAAAGGAAGTAACCTTTAATACAGTTAAGGCCTTTGTTGACTGGTGCTTCAGGGTCACCTTGTGTCGCAACGACTTTGCCGTTTTGCGTTCCTACAAGAACAGAACAACCCGTACCACAAAAACGACAAGGCGCTTTATCCCATGTGATTTTAGTTTGGTCTGAGCTAGCGATCAGGTTAGTAGCTGAAGCTGGTAATGTAATACCTGCGACCGCTGCTGCTGATGCTGCCGCGTTTGCTTTCACAAACGCTCGTCTTGTCATCTTCATACTTCACCCTCGGTTTGGGAATGTTGAGTTCCAGTGTTTTTATTTTGTGATTCGTTTTCGTCAAGCTCAGTTTCTATTTGGTGATAAACCAAAACAGTGCTCAAAACGTTTGGTAAGTTGTTGATTACTTCGATATTGTCAGTAATGAAACCTTGATTCTCAGTCTCCATTACAACGACGATTTTCCCTTCAGGGCTCTCACCGTATATCTCTGCGTTATCAATCTCTTCAATCTGTGACTTGATCGTAGCTAAATGCTCTGGAGCACAATGGACGATTAAGCTAGAAATATGCACTTCATTCAGTGACATTGGATACTTCCGTTTTATACTAATTTGCTCACATTGATAGATGAAGTAGGGCACACTGCAACGCATGCTCCGCAACCTGTACATTCATCAAGGTCTATGTTCGGTTGTGCGACTTTACCGATTTCTAACTTAAATTGGATTGCCATGGTTTCGCACATGTCACCACAGCTTCGGCATTCGACATTTTGCTTTGCTAGACATCCTTCGGATATGCTTGCTTGAGCATTCCAAGGGTTATTTTGTTTAGGCTCAAATAACGACTCCGGACACACCTGAGCGCATCCGTAACAAAAAGTACATTCACCACGTGAGAAGTCGACTTGAGGATAACCACCGTCACCATTAACAATGATGTTCGTTTCGCAATTTTCAGTACACTTTCCGCAACGAGTACACAATTCGGTGAATTGAGTGCTGTTTGCAAGCCACGGTAAACGGATAGTATTATCGTCAACTGTACGTTTTGAAAAAAAGCGTCTTTTGGATAGGTCTACCACTATCTCACCCAAACTTGTTAGCTATTGTAATCTTGGATAAATGATTGTTCATAACCTGTCATTTATCCATATATAAATTGTAGTTTTTGAAATATTTCGATAAATACCCCCTAGGGGGTAATTGCCGATGAAAGTTGTTTTAGATCAATAAACTTACAGCGAAGTGATCACATATTGTCGCGCTAATTGATTATAAGCTTAGTATGTAAACAACAAATTTGTTTGAAGGTGTTAAAAAATCACATGTTAAAGAATGTGAAAAGCTCAGTAACAACGACAATTGCTAAGGCAATGATATGCATTTTGTTGCTCTCAGTGGCGACGACAAGCTTCGCGATCTTCATGTTGGCGTCTAGCTTAAATGATGCCGAAGCGGTTAACGTCGCAGGTTCGATGCGAATGCAAAGTTATCGCCTCGCGTATGATATACAGTCTGAATCTCACGATTATGAATCTCATATTGTGATGTTTGAGCATTCCATTTACTCACCTTCAATGAAGGCGCTACAACATTGGGTAGTACCTGAAGACATCACCCACGATTACTACAGTTTGATCACTCGTTGGCACGAGCTGAAACTGGTCCTTAAAGGAGACGATAGAGATCGTTATTTGGAGCTAGTAGAAGGGTTTGTTAACCAAATCGATGCGTTTGTGTTTAAGCTGCAAGACTTTTCGGAAACCAAGTTGATCTCACTCGCTTGGGTTGGGGGCTTAGGATTAGGTTTCGTTCTCTTAATCAGTATTTTTGTTGTGCACTACACGCGTAAACATGTCGTCACTCCTTTGAACTCATTAGTTCTAGCAAGTGAGCAAATTCAAGCTCGCTCATTTGATGTTCAGCTCAATATCTCTAGCGAAAATGAGATGGGCGTGTTAGCCAAAGCGTTCAACAACATGGCGCGTGATTTAGGCAACCTTTATCGAGGTCTTGAGCAAGCAGTCAACGAAAAAACCCACAAACTGCAAAACGCTAATGATTCCTTGCGTGTATTATATCAATCCTCACAAGAGCTAACGGCTTCAAGAATTACGCAAGATAACTTCTCAGCAATCTTAAAACATATTGTTAGCTTAGAAGGTATTTCTGCCGCTAGACTGGAAATCAATGAAGTAGGTGAAAAACCTATTTTGATCTCTGAAGGTGAGGCGTGTCGAAACTGTAAAAAGAGTTGTAGTAGTCAGAAACTCGCTTTAGATGGTCTTGAGCTTGGAACGCTCTATTGGAAGGTATCGCTACCATGTCCAGATCAAGCATTGATTGACAACTTTGTACAGATCTTATCGCGTGCGGTATATTATAACCAAGCCCAGCGCCAAGCTGAACAGCTGCTTGTAATGGAAGAGCGTGCGACAATCGCCCGCGAACTGCATGACTCTTTAGCGCAAGCGTTGTCATACTTAAAGATACAAGTCTCTTTGTTAAAAAGAGGGATGAGCAAGCTACCAGATTCACCGGCATTACAGAAAACTTCACCTGTGTTGGCGGAACTGGATACGGGGTTGTCTGCGGCTTATACGCAATTGCGTGAATTGCTGACGACGTTTAGATTGTCGATTCAAGAAGGTAGCTTTGGTACCGCACTTCATAGTATGACCGAGCAGCTCTCCGATCAGACTGATGCGGAGATCAAGCTCAATAACCAGTTGTCGTCTATTGAACTTGAGACAAACCAGCAAGTACACTTGTTACAGCTGATACGCGAAGCGGCAACCAATGCGATAAAACATGCGCAAGCGAAACATATAGAAATAGAGTGCGACGAAACAGAAACTCATGTCCAAGTCTCAGTAAAAGACGATGGGGTTGGCTTCGATACTAAATTAGAAAAAGCGAATCATTACGGACTGAGTATCATGCAAGAGCGTGCCTCAAGGCTTAACGGTAAGCTAACTATCACAGCGAGTGAAAATCAAGGCTGTGCGGTCTATTTAAAGTACCCAAAAATTAAGGATTCAAACATTGACAAAGTGTAGAGTGTTATTGGTCGATGACCATCCATTAATGCGACGTGGTATCAATCAGTTATTAAGCTTCGAAGATGAGTTCGAAGTCGTTGCCGAAGCAAGCAATGGTACGGATGCTGTCGCCCAAAACCATGAACATAAACCAGACCTAATTCTACTCGATTTAAATATGAAGGGGATGTCAGGCTTAGACACACTTAACGCTTTGCGCGCCGATGAATGTGATGCAACTATCGTTATCCTTACGGTTTCAGATAGCCCAGCAGATATCGAAGCGATCGTTAAAGCAGGCGCTGATGGCTACTTGCTTAAAGACACAGAGCCTGATGAACTGATTGATTTACTGAAAGATTCGTTACGCGGTAACAAGGCATACAGTCAAGAAGTGGCAACTTACTTGGCTGAACGTGAAAACACAAGCAGTGTATTTGACGAGCTAACTGATCGTGAAATGCAGATACTGAAAGAAGTCGCGAAAGGCCTGCGAAACAAACAAATTGCAGATACTTTGTTCATTTCGGAGTCGACAGTTAAAGTACATATGAAGAGCCTTCTCAAGAAGCTTCAGGTACCGTCACGTACTGCAGCAACAGTACTTTACCTAGAGCGCTATGGTGAGATGAAGTGATCTTCTAGCTAGCAACAAATAAAAAGGGAGCTCAAACGAGCTCCCTTTTTGTATGGGTAGATATAGATACTATGCCGTCATCGGAACAAGCACTAAGGTACCAAAGATAACCGTAATCAAACCACATACTACAGGTACAGAGGTACGTTTTACGACTTCAAACGGGCTGATTTTACCCATACCAGAAGTGGCAACCACAACGCCGGATACTGGTGAAATAGTACGACCTAGGTTAGATGCCTGTAGCATTGGAATAATTAGGAATGCAGGGTTTAGTCCCATCTTCGCAGCCAAAGAAGGCGCTAGTTCAACGAAAGCATAGAACGGTGCGTTACCTGAACCTGTTGCAATCGCCGCAGCAACTGTTAGACCAGTGAGGATAAGCATTAGAGCGATACCACCAGCACCGGCCGTTTCAGCAAGGTGCAGCAAGTTATCGATCGCGCCAATTGACATAAGACCTTGAGCGAACACACCAGCAGCGACTAATAGCATTACCACGCCTTTAAAAGCATCCGCCATACCTTGATAACACGATTCAAGATCCGCGAGCGTCTTTTCACCGTCAAAGCGTTTAACGACAAAGTCAGTTAGGGCACCAATAAAGATAGATAGTACAACAATAGTGTAGATATCGAGTTTCAGGCCAGGGATAGTGCGGCCGTTAAATAGAAATACACCGATGATTGGAAGGAAAGGCAGTACAGCATAGAAAGCGGGCGCGTTTACTTCGATCTCAGAAACGTCGACGCGCTCCATTGGTGAGTTGTCTTTCTTATCTAAGTACTTGTTCCAGAAGAAGGCCGCAACCGCCATTACGATGATCGCACAGATAGAAACCGGCAATACGGTTTGTACCGCAAAGACATCAAGGTCTAGGCCTGATTTCTCTGCTGCGATCACAACGTCACCTGATGTTGGCGAAAGGATGATCGCTGCAGGTGAAGCACACACCGCGACTGCTGCAGGGCGAGAAATGCCCATTGCTGTCATCATTGGGAATAGTGTCGCCATCAAGAGTACACCCAGACCCGTAGCTGAACTCACGGCAAGAGACATAAGACAAGCAACGATATAAGCTGCAACTAGCAGGACATAAGGCGACTTGATAACAGATAAAGGCTTAGAAAACTGCTTAACAACGACATTGTTTGCGCCAATATGAGTCATGTAAGAAGCGAAACCGCAAAGTAACATGATTTGCATACCTAGACCGCCACCACGGTACTGAAGCATGTATTTTACGTATTCTAGCGCGTCGGTGAAAAGGTTACCGGTTGAGGCTACTTTTGAAGGGAGAACGGTGTGACCAATAAGGCCCGTTAAAATAAGAAGTAGCACACCTGCCGTGAGTAGAACACCGGCTGGTTTGTAGCCCTTAACAATGAAGTAACCGACGGCAACCGTCACTGCTAACCCGATTAAGAGTTCCAGCATAGAAATATCCTCAACTAATAAAAAATATAAAGAAACTGTTTCAAACTATGACAAAGAATGTACAGAATTCTATGCTGTCCGACGAGGCTAAGTTGAGCTTCCGATGATCTAGAGCAATAAAATGAGTTAGGTATTAAATCTAGTGAAACATCTTGTATTTATATGGTTTTACAGATGTTAAATATAATGCAAAGGGAGCCGTAGGAAGTTTTAAATAGATCAAATCTTTGGAAATGGTCGTTCTACGCTCAACTTATCGAGACGAACCGATATAGATAGAGGTTGGGTCACCAAGTGACGCGAGATCATTGCATTCATCGCGATATACAGCCTCAAGAGGCTCTGGCATGGCTAGATGATATCCTTGGTACATATCAACGTTCAGTGAGCGCATAACCGTTAACTGCTCTTGCGTTTCAATGCCTTCTACGACGACAAGAGATCCTAATTTTTTCGCTAGCTTCAATCCAGAAAGCAAAGCGAACTGATCGCCATCCATATAAGAAAGCAATAACGAACGATCGATCTTTAAAATATTCGGTCTAAGTCGTTCAACACGTTCACGGTTTGATGCCTCAACACCGAAGTCATCAACTGCAATATTAAACTGACTGTCGTTCAATTTTCTCATCGCATTGGCAAGGCTTTGTTCATTATCAGCTTCAAGTTCAACGACTTCCATTACAATCTGGTTGTTGTTGATCCCTAAAGATCGCAATCGTTGGGCAAGCAAGCTTGTATCGATGTTTTCTAGCGCTAGATACTCGCCAGCAGAAGGCAACACGTTCAAAAAGAGCTGTAAATGTCGATATTTAGACCTTGAGAAGTTTCGAATATGAATAACGCGGCTTAATCGCTCAACATTGATTTTGTCATCGAAGGAGGTCTCATCGGAATGGAAGAAGAGATCTGGTCTGACACAGCCATTCTGCGCATGACGGATACGCACTAGCGCCTCTACACCGATGATTTGATTGGCAGTATTAAAGATGGGCTGAAAAACGCTATGTAGAGTCAGTTCCTTGTATTGGCCAACATATTGGAAATCATCATTGATAGAAAGACAGTCAACAAACTGTTGCTGCGTTGAGAGAATCA
Proteins encoded in this window:
- the napA gene encoding periplasmic nitrate reductase subunit alpha encodes the protein MKMTRRAFVKANAAASAAAVAGITLPASATNLIASSDQTKITWDKAPCRFCGTGCSVLVGTQNGKVVATQGDPEAPVNKGLNCIKGYFLSKIMYGQDRLTQPLLRMKDGKYDKDGDFAPVSWDVAFDTMAEKWKEALKKQGPSGVGMFGSGQWTVMEGYAAAKMMKAGFRSNNIDPNARHCMASAVGAFMRTFGIDEPMGCYDDFENADSFVLWGSNMAEMHPVLWTRITDRRLSHPHVKVNVLSTYYHRSFELADKGYIFEPQTDLAIANFIANYIIENDAVNWDFVNKHTNFKQATTDIGYGLRDDDPLQKAAANPNSGKMSSISFEEYKKSVAPYTVEKASEMSGVSEEQLIELAKQYADPDTKVMSLWTMGMNQHTRGVWMNSLIYNIHLLTGKIATPGNSPFSLTGQPSACGTAREVGTFAHRLPADMVVANPKHRKIAEGIWNIPDGVIPPKPGYHAVLQDRMLKDGKLNAYWVMCNNNMQAGPNINGERLPGYRNPENFIVCSDPYPTATAQAADLVLPTAMWIEKEGAYGNAERRTQAWYQQVGTVGEAKSDLWQVMEFSKRFKMEEVWTEEQLAAAPQYRGKTMYDMLFANGVINKFPIEEARELNDDAHHFGYYVQKGLFEEYAAFGRGHGHDLAPYDVYHEVRGLRWPVVDGKETLWRFKEGSDPYAKAGSGWDFYGKPDGKALIISAPYEAPPEAPDAEFDMWLCTGRVLEHWHTGTMTRRVPELYKAVPDAVCYMHPADAKARGIRRGDEVLMENKRGEVRVRVETRGRNRPPEGLVFVPFFDARILINKLILDATDPLSKQTDFKKCPVKITKIA
- the dcuC gene encoding anaerobic C4-dicarboxylate transporter DcuC, producing the protein MLELLIGLAVTVAVGYFIVKGYKPAGVLLTAGVLLLILTGLIGHTVLPSKVASTGNLFTDALEYVKYMLQYRGGGLGMQIMLLCGFASYMTHIGANNVVVKQFSKPLSVIKSPYVLLVAAYIVACLMSLAVSSATGLGVLLMATLFPMMTAMGISRPAAVAVCASPAAIILSPTSGDVVIAAEKSGLDLDVFAVQTVLPVSICAIIVMAVAAFFWNKYLDKKDNSPMERVDVSEIEVNAPAFYAVLPFLPIIGVFLFNGRTIPGLKLDIYTIVVLSIFIGALTDFVVKRFDGEKTLADLESCYQGMADAFKGVVMLLVAAGVFAQGLMSIGAIDNLLHLAETAGAGGIALMLILTGLTVAAAIATGSGNAPFYAFVELAPSLAAKMGLNPAFLIIPMLQASNLGRTISPVSGVVVATSGMGKISPFEVVKRTSVPVVCGLITVIFGTLVLVPMTA
- a CDS encoding response regulator, with translation MTKCRVLLVDDHPLMRRGINQLLSFEDEFEVVAEASNGTDAVAQNHEHKPDLILLDLNMKGMSGLDTLNALRADECDATIVILTVSDSPADIEAIVKAGADGYLLKDTEPDELIDLLKDSLRGNKAYSQEVATYLAERENTSSVFDELTDREMQILKEVAKGLRNKQIADTLFISESTVKVHMKSLLKKLQVPSRTAATVLYLERYGEMK
- a CDS encoding nitrate reductase cytochrome c-type subunit, coding for MKKFLIALLSVGALISGAAVAEIENPGGIGGLESLRGASELEATRSADDFKKFPREQVLDSSFVYQPPLIPHNIRSYEVSLNANKCLACHSWKNAKEMGATKISVTHYVNREDAVLADVSPRRYFCLQCHVPQANAKPLVENEYKSVDALK
- the napF gene encoding ferredoxin-type protein NapF: MVDLSKRRFFSKRTVDDNTIRLPWLANSTQFTELCTRCGKCTENCETNIIVNGDGGYPQVDFSRGECTFCYGCAQVCPESLFEPKQNNPWNAQASISEGCLAKQNVECRSCGDMCETMAIQFKLEIGKVAQPNIDLDECTGCGACVAVCPTSSINVSKLV
- the narQ gene encoding nitrate/nitrite two-component system sensor histidine kinase NarQ; translated protein: MLKNVKSSVTTTIAKAMICILLLSVATTSFAIFMLASSLNDAEAVNVAGSMRMQSYRLAYDIQSESHDYESHIVMFEHSIYSPSMKALQHWVVPEDITHDYYSLITRWHELKLVLKGDDRDRYLELVEGFVNQIDAFVFKLQDFSETKLISLAWVGGLGLGFVLLISIFVVHYTRKHVVTPLNSLVLASEQIQARSFDVQLNISSENEMGVLAKAFNNMARDLGNLYRGLEQAVNEKTHKLQNANDSLRVLYQSSQELTASRITQDNFSAILKHIVSLEGISAARLEINEVGEKPILISEGEACRNCKKSCSSQKLALDGLELGTLYWKVSLPCPDQALIDNFVQILSRAVYYNQAQRQAEQLLVMEERATIARELHDSLAQALSYLKIQVSLLKRGMSKLPDSPALQKTSPVLAELDTGLSAAYTQLRELLTTFRLSIQEGSFGTALHSMTEQLSDQTDAEIKLNNQLSSIELETNQQVHLLQLIREAATNAIKHAQAKHIEIECDETETHVQVSVKDDGVGFDTKLEKANHYGLSIMQERASRLNGKLTITASENQGCAVYLKYPKIKDSNIDKV
- a CDS encoding chaperone NapD; the protein is MSLNEVHISSLIVHCAPEHLATIKSQIEEIDNAEIYGESPEGKIVVVMETENQGFITDNIEVINNLPNVLSTVLVYHQIETELDENESQNKNTGTQHSQTEGEV
- a CDS encoding EAL domain-containing protein produces the protein MILSTQQQFVDCLSINDDFQYVGQYKELTLHSVFQPIFNTANQIIGVEALVRIRHAQNGCVRPDLFFHSDETSFDDKINVERLSRVIHIRNFSRSKYRHLQLFLNVLPSAGEYLALENIDTSLLAQRLRSLGINNNQIVMEVVELEADNEQSLANAMRKLNDSQFNIAVDDFGVEASNRERVERLRPNILKIDRSLLLSYMDGDQFALLSGLKLAKKLGSLVVVEGIETQEQLTVMRSLNVDMYQGYHLAMPEPLEAVYRDECNDLASLGDPTSIYIGSSR